The proteins below are encoded in one region of Fimbriimonadaceae bacterium:
- the pilM gene encoding type IV pilus assembly protein PilM, which yields MAKKLTSALGIDIGSSNIKVAEVRLQGKTPVVTALGSAPTPEGAVDHIGIHDVDSVAATLKALFTSTGASVPDAVVSIAGQGSVLVRTVEVPAMNESELKQHMDWEITRNIPFAESTVVSDFKAFPPEAANPQNMDVVMAISPQSAVDQIVNIIKKAGRKPGAIDVEPLGIARTLAIGYADDYPGESICVVDVGHKTTSINVYKDGKLLMPRQVPIGGEMITRSVADSLGIGFQEAEEMKERATITENFGAAAVFNPFDASASAGETQAFTPYNPFAEPVEEATAAPVEAEPDLPVAAPVPTPVPDANDDRVANAMAPVLDEFVAEVRRSVDYFRSKGGEVHRILVCGGGSHMTGLPSFLERSLGMPCALLDPLRNVNLNAKRLEPGTESGSRSEFAVAIGNGLYVCF from the coding sequence ATGGCGAAGAAACTCACAAGCGCCCTTGGGATCGACATTGGAAGTTCGAACATCAAGGTCGCCGAGGTCCGACTACAGGGGAAGACCCCGGTGGTCACTGCCCTTGGTTCGGCCCCTACGCCGGAGGGCGCGGTCGACCATATCGGCATCCACGACGTGGACAGCGTCGCTGCGACGCTGAAGGCTTTGTTCACCTCGACCGGGGCCAGCGTCCCGGACGCGGTCGTTTCGATCGCGGGGCAGGGCTCGGTCCTCGTCCGGACGGTCGAAGTCCCCGCGATGAACGAGTCGGAACTGAAGCAGCACATGGACTGGGAGATCACGCGGAACATCCCCTTCGCCGAGAGCACCGTGGTCTCTGACTTTAAGGCTTTCCCGCCGGAAGCGGCCAACCCGCAGAACATGGACGTGGTGATGGCGATCTCGCCGCAGTCCGCCGTCGACCAGATCGTCAACATCATCAAGAAGGCGGGCCGCAAACCGGGCGCCATCGACGTCGAGCCTTTGGGCATTGCCCGCACCCTGGCGATCGGGTACGCCGACGACTATCCCGGCGAATCGATCTGCGTGGTCGATGTAGGCCATAAGACGACCTCGATCAACGTTTACAAGGACGGCAAGCTCCTCATGCCGCGTCAGGTGCCGATCGGCGGCGAAATGATAACGCGTTCGGTGGCGGACAGCCTCGGTATCGGCTTCCAGGAAGCTGAGGAGATGAAGGAAAGGGCCACAATCACCGAAAATTTTGGGGCGGCCGCCGTGTTCAACCCCTTTGACGCCTCCGCTTCGGCGGGGGAGACCCAAGCCTTCACGCCCTATAACCCCTTCGCCGAGCCGGTCGAAGAGGCGACGGCTGCGCCGGTCGAGGCCGAGCCTGACCTGCCGGTTGCGGCTCCCGTTCCCACGCCCGTGCCGGACGCCAACGACGACCGGGTGGCGAACGCCATGGCCCCTGTCCTCGACGAGTTCGTGGCAGAGGTCCGGCGGTCGGTCGACTACTTCCGGAGCAAGGGCGGTGAGGTCCACCGCATCCTCGTTTGCGGCGGCGGCTCGCACATGACGGGCCTTCCCTCGTTCCTGGAACGGTCCCTCGGCATGCCGTGCGCCCTGCTGGACCCCCTGCGGAACGTGAACCTCAACGCGAAGCGCCTCGAACCTGGGACGGAGAGCGGCTCCCGTTCTGAGTTTGCCGTGGCCATTGGCAACGGCTTGTACGTCTGTTTCTAG
- a CDS encoding PQQ-binding-like beta-propeller repeat protein, protein MKRPSIEKLAQSLAAVGVAALAIIATAQEFRVEGGQSSRSGLPTSLGGSPTNWNNAGRGFLRWWDPVRSVRATLDNDESSTTGNTSIVLGTFVPVLSGFSPIAFNYTFNGPPTPYYRFSATALGTNPDNPTLGATAAYQWQFVNLDPNTEYELYVNLPAGPTDTNSDPNVSTPLFPQKYWVYRVSGTTADENQVIEYDSNAGGRVRLGNNGQTTSRTYRPTGTIISVTLYNTTPLAPSGLPLDPQANPGNQLVYADSCEIVSLANQASAPILATPVVGRLQNQPPGGGLVQLPWRVIGARNESSTIGELGRQYEIGAVTSYTYNGAVANSLQPKRFNQVWSWPARRPADDSAGELARYAQAKRDFVLGPDPNTPATNRSEQRVKQDNLSAGSSATPGFTLQNSGANNIGPNYLTTPSVTAAATEQALFTSNLPEGRYFVQVWLPGDGSLARGTQVQVLQGNAVVDTATLDQSFGNAGWRTLEFQPEEGYVNSEAAPLKVAITNRTNRLDDAGRDVYADAVRFVRKADLRVTSTPVFADTRVTVGGVPVQRDVVVVAMENGRLYCMDAHGDPQTGNPPQVYWVYPSETATDPNATPAFDGKDGIAEVPTGFDTSSAMVVNVGGSDTLVIAGRNGRVYSLDMAGRGDQTTSRRWTFPDDYNPSTPDLPMTAPLRPLVASVALSDVGGIQRVIVGTQEGRVYALDPAGNPATRTTSVAWQYPLANATPLGPILATPTCSFDKVFVTTTTAQNSNDGLVVAINAGDGTVSWQQTGDANGDFVSFRRASALAVPDSWLIDPPVGSTFTNPGAARVPVNSDALYVVDQAGKFAALNPADGSVFWSVDGETTGAAAGPRFVYLRAYDNNRNIVGPVSTVLVPGLSGTLIGFEAMGFLNRSNTHVIWGYSLDGSEQRASIATGGFEAGQSWFYTGDSSGFMYAFNSNDDNNINPITPGDPPADQIIEPNNPADELNDILDQNKIILLSPAGYEQLREAADFGNLDRATLDAIVTGEEIDRRHFDFGETMYVLVYDLPILSGQFANYYLEFELSGDQRATQRRQIPVRPLNDNTSAICVTTIPLMTQGAAGVSPGPGYLNVRAIAPGQRGVASSQVHLKRGPGFTVNDPDYYIANPISISIRYSDPSGPFKSVGIEGTDGRFPLPADTSTNEYRRFFTNGNTITDQLQTVPPEPDGLLGPTPTSKGDLLTHGNAGFQQVFVFDRSLNWVLMGRGLANVRVGPRDVAWVVDTGNPTGGVYYPLTANTGVTYPGFEDYPTLVPNRSLDYPDVRRDNISVSASLFGTVENPLFTSGVTLVSPTIQQAEQDLYRTKAGYEAQLGRSLNASRFDTTLLIPRYQPPSLRGYYGSQIVYVDSQQGLSPGESGEVYRTFGLGMNVAVAKEVKFDTPTVDLGSLPAGGGYNGGATGGPIDPWNSSTLYGPWNNRYDDLFQPFAVLNDGNVNVLNLRLAKFFTEGNQTRPVEMFMPGQHELAWLDAAYHMHSSIDPRYSPGVRTNFDLLGRNIMQKPRPGDLTATRFNINPRSRANAGLRTLGGYLFDTAAVPPGDPKVGVTAPIGAPSGAYVRQIFAFDNESTASDPSADNPSLDSVEAFSDPGLTLRFNVSEGRLTNAPSRDGAPMVENVVSGNEDFAFSNVQPTAMRDGLGNLFVAWASNRVDTNDQPAWIPKTRGENDLTAPDPWRIYIGSLQSVLGSIPGLSQSPVQDLNGWSASTADRWFRHGVVIDPPLSVFDYNGGAGETIDPRSVRFGSPVFPNSGFFNLMDPPNPNGRPFTPGGQRYMAFVGEANKRDQAGNVTTLSQLFVVPVTFGGDGSVTASPADVLAAPIDTTGRKGRPSLVQGSNGRFTAYVTSASGGLPQILFASYQGGGNWRTGSLNLGSAFENAGSPSVVMRRFRNDDQNARIDLTFTAKVRGRRNSEVYMARIAGETSGAPRGRSPFLYSPLRTDELTLDPDTGIYWSPGMLWRNEQRSFDNLDVRQLQANGTLVSILDKNTESYDPTTDTLRYNTVLGGQAILDTQNGSVRFTGAILRRDARLFLSAEPSIVRVSVAGGANYRSATSAFDDRFIGVKVFPNDPQRNLVGDLSYWGTEAGGRPNVDAPLRFDRTILAYTRTSADGSAATRPFFQSLRFGVQLPFPIRLNPDGSVVNFQVTNWGTAQERVFQLDPATGRVFFTSDLEDRGIQIRYDGVDSGGNPRNTITVDATVKMIPEFIEQALPMDSVGSETGVSIALDPLNDTFNAQNLDRRRPGLLWFFWSSGRNGASDIYFQTLAPRFTPRAPTK, encoded by the coding sequence ATGAAAAGACCGTCGATCGAGAAGCTTGCCCAGAGCCTGGCGGCCGTCGGCGTAGCGGCCCTGGCGATCATCGCCACGGCCCAAGAGTTCCGGGTGGAGGGCGGCCAGTCCTCCCGCAGCGGTCTGCCGACCTCCCTCGGCGGCAGCCCCACGAACTGGAACAACGCCGGCCGTGGGTTCTTGCGCTGGTGGGACCCCGTGCGCTCTGTGCGCGCGACCCTTGACAACGACGAGTCGAGCACGACGGGCAACACCTCGATCGTCCTAGGAACCTTTGTCCCCGTGCTCTCCGGCTTCAGCCCGATCGCGTTCAACTACACGTTCAACGGGCCTCCGACGCCCTATTACCGCTTCTCCGCGACCGCGCTCGGCACCAACCCGGACAATCCGACCCTGGGCGCGACGGCCGCCTATCAGTGGCAGTTCGTCAACCTCGACCCGAACACCGAGTACGAGCTCTACGTCAACCTCCCGGCGGGCCCGACGGACACCAACTCCGACCCCAACGTCTCGACCCCCCTCTTCCCGCAGAAGTATTGGGTCTACCGCGTCTCCGGTACGACCGCGGACGAGAACCAGGTCATCGAGTACGACTCGAACGCGGGCGGGCGCGTCCGGCTCGGGAACAACGGCCAGACGACTTCGCGGACGTACCGGCCGACCGGCACGATCATCAGCGTCACGCTTTACAACACGACGCCTTTGGCCCCGAGCGGGTTGCCGCTCGACCCCCAGGCGAATCCGGGCAACCAGTTGGTCTATGCCGACTCTTGTGAGATCGTGAGCCTGGCCAACCAAGCTTCGGCCCCGATCTTGGCGACGCCTGTCGTCGGCCGACTTCAGAACCAGCCGCCGGGTGGCGGCCTGGTGCAGCTTCCCTGGCGCGTGATCGGCGCGAGGAACGAGAGCAGCACGATCGGCGAGCTCGGCCGCCAGTACGAGATCGGCGCGGTCACGAGTTACACCTATAACGGCGCAGTCGCCAACAGCCTCCAGCCGAAGCGGTTCAACCAGGTTTGGTCCTGGCCCGCGAGACGGCCGGCCGACGACAGCGCGGGCGAGCTCGCCCGCTATGCCCAGGCGAAGCGCGACTTCGTCCTCGGCCCGGACCCGAACACCCCGGCGACGAACCGGTCCGAGCAGCGCGTCAAGCAGGACAACCTGAGCGCGGGCTCCAGCGCGACGCCCGGATTCACGCTACAGAACTCGGGCGCGAACAACATCGGCCCGAACTATCTCACCACGCCGTCTGTGACGGCGGCCGCGACGGAGCAGGCGCTCTTCACCTCGAACCTGCCGGAAGGGCGGTACTTCGTGCAAGTCTGGCTTCCTGGCGACGGGTCCCTTGCCCGCGGCACCCAGGTCCAGGTGCTCCAGGGCAATGCCGTCGTCGATACCGCGACGCTCGACCAGAGCTTCGGTAACGCGGGTTGGCGCACCCTTGAGTTCCAGCCGGAGGAGGGCTATGTCAACTCCGAGGCGGCCCCGCTCAAGGTGGCGATCACGAACCGGACGAACCGGCTTGACGACGCGGGACGCGACGTTTACGCGGACGCTGTCCGTTTCGTCCGCAAGGCCGACCTTCGCGTCACCTCGACCCCCGTTTTCGCGGACACCCGCGTGACGGTCGGCGGTGTCCCCGTGCAGCGAGACGTCGTCGTCGTCGCCATGGAGAACGGACGGCTCTACTGCATGGACGCGCACGGCGACCCGCAGACCGGCAACCCCCCGCAAGTCTACTGGGTCTATCCTTCTGAGACGGCGACCGACCCGAACGCCACCCCGGCGTTCGACGGGAAGGACGGCATCGCGGAAGTTCCGACCGGGTTCGACACGAGTTCCGCCATGGTTGTGAACGTAGGCGGCTCCGACACCCTCGTCATCGCGGGGCGGAACGGCCGGGTCTATTCCCTGGACATGGCTGGCCGCGGCGACCAGACTACGAGCCGTCGTTGGACGTTCCCGGACGACTACAACCCTTCGACTCCCGACCTGCCGATGACGGCGCCCTTGCGCCCGCTCGTCGCCTCGGTCGCGCTTTCCGACGTCGGCGGCATCCAGCGCGTGATCGTCGGGACGCAGGAAGGGCGGGTCTACGCGCTTGACCCGGCCGGCAACCCGGCGACGCGGACGACCTCCGTCGCCTGGCAGTACCCGCTCGCAAACGCCACGCCGCTCGGACCGATCTTGGCGACGCCGACCTGCTCCTTCGACAAGGTCTTCGTCACGACCACGACGGCCCAGAATAGCAACGACGGCTTGGTCGTGGCGATCAACGCGGGCGACGGGACGGTCTCCTGGCAGCAGACGGGCGACGCCAACGGCGACTTCGTCTCCTTCCGGCGCGCCTCTGCCCTGGCGGTCCCCGACTCTTGGCTCATCGATCCCCCGGTCGGCTCGACCTTCACGAACCCCGGCGCGGCCCGGGTGCCCGTGAACAGCGACGCCCTCTACGTCGTCGACCAGGCGGGCAAGTTCGCCGCGCTGAACCCGGCGGACGGCAGTGTCTTCTGGTCGGTGGACGGCGAGACGACCGGCGCCGCCGCAGGCCCCCGCTTCGTCTACCTGCGCGCCTACGACAACAACCGGAACATCGTCGGGCCTGTCTCGACCGTCCTCGTCCCCGGCCTGAGCGGGACCCTCATCGGGTTCGAGGCCATGGGCTTCTTGAACCGGTCGAACACGCACGTTATCTGGGGCTACTCGCTCGACGGCTCAGAACAGCGCGCTTCCATCGCCACTGGCGGTTTTGAGGCGGGCCAGTCCTGGTTCTACACCGGCGACAGCAGCGGGTTCATGTACGCGTTCAACTCGAACGACGACAACAACATCAACCCGATCACCCCGGGCGACCCGCCGGCCGACCAGATCATCGAGCCGAACAACCCGGCCGACGAGCTGAACGACATCCTCGACCAGAACAAGATCATCTTGCTGAGCCCGGCCGGTTATGAGCAACTGCGAGAGGCGGCCGACTTTGGCAACCTCGACCGCGCGACGCTCGACGCGATCGTGACGGGCGAGGAGATCGACCGGCGGCACTTCGACTTCGGCGAGACGATGTACGTGCTCGTCTACGACCTGCCGATCCTCTCCGGCCAGTTCGCGAACTACTATCTCGAGTTCGAACTGAGCGGTGACCAGCGAGCCACCCAGCGCCGGCAGATCCCGGTGCGTCCGCTGAACGACAACACCTCTGCGATCTGCGTCACGACGATCCCGTTGATGACCCAAGGCGCGGCAGGCGTCAGCCCCGGCCCCGGCTACCTCAACGTCCGCGCCATCGCGCCGGGCCAACGCGGGGTCGCCAGTTCGCAGGTCCACCTGAAGCGCGGCCCCGGCTTCACGGTGAACGACCCGGACTACTACATCGCGAACCCGATCTCGATCAGCATCAGATACAGCGACCCTTCGGGCCCGTTCAAATCGGTGGGCATCGAGGGGACCGACGGGCGCTTCCCGCTTCCTGCGGACACGAGCACGAACGAGTACCGCCGCTTCTTTACGAACGGCAACACGATCACGGACCAGCTGCAGACGGTGCCGCCGGAGCCGGACGGCCTGCTCGGGCCGACCCCGACCAGCAAGGGCGACCTGCTGACGCACGGCAACGCGGGCTTCCAACAGGTCTTCGTCTTCGACCGCAGTCTGAACTGGGTCCTGATGGGCCGTGGCCTTGCCAACGTCCGCGTCGGGCCGCGAGACGTGGCCTGGGTGGTCGATACGGGCAACCCGACGGGCGGCGTCTACTACCCGCTCACGGCGAACACCGGCGTCACCTATCCGGGCTTTGAGGACTACCCGACCCTCGTCCCGAACCGGAGCCTCGACTATCCGGACGTGCGGCGCGACAACATCTCGGTGAGCGCAAGCCTCTTCGGCACGGTCGAAAACCCGCTCTTCACGAGCGGCGTCACCCTGGTCTCGCCGACAATCCAGCAGGCGGAGCAAGACCTCTACCGGACAAAGGCCGGTTACGAGGCCCAGCTTGGCCGAAGCTTGAACGCGAGCCGCTTCGACACCACCCTCTTGATCCCGCGGTACCAGCCGCCGAGCCTGCGCGGCTATTACGGCAGCCAGATCGTCTACGTGGACTCCCAGCAGGGTCTCTCCCCGGGCGAGTCCGGCGAGGTCTACCGCACGTTCGGCCTTGGCATGAACGTCGCGGTCGCCAAAGAGGTGAAGTTCGACACCCCGACCGTGGACCTCGGCTCGCTCCCCGCGGGCGGCGGCTACAACGGTGGTGCGACGGGCGGCCCGATCGACCCGTGGAACTCCTCGACGCTCTACGGCCCGTGGAACAACCGGTACGACGACCTCTTCCAGCCGTTCGCCGTGCTGAACGATGGCAACGTGAACGTCTTGAACCTGCGACTGGCGAAGTTCTTCACGGAAGGCAACCAGACGCGGCCGGTCGAGATGTTCATGCCGGGACAGCACGAGCTTGCTTGGCTCGATGCCGCTTACCACATGCACTCGTCGATCGACCCGCGCTATTCGCCGGGCGTCCGCACGAACTTCGACCTCCTGGGCCGGAACATCATGCAAAAGCCAAGGCCGGGCGACCTCACGGCGACGCGGTTCAACATCAACCCGCGAAGTCGGGCGAACGCCGGGCTCCGGACTCTGGGCGGCTACCTCTTCGACACGGCGGCGGTCCCCCCGGGCGACCCGAAGGTCGGCGTCACCGCGCCGATCGGGGCCCCGAGCGGCGCCTACGTCAGGCAGATCTTTGCCTTCGACAACGAGTCCACGGCCTCGGACCCGAGCGCGGACAACCCTTCGCTGGACTCGGTCGAAGCGTTCTCTGACCCTGGCCTCACCCTGCGCTTCAACGTGAGCGAGGGGCGGCTGACGAACGCGCCCTCCCGCGATGGCGCGCCGATGGTCGAAAACGTGGTCTCGGGCAACGAGGACTTTGCGTTCTCGAACGTCCAGCCGACCGCGATGCGCGACGGTCTCGGCAACCTCTTCGTGGCTTGGGCCTCGAACCGGGTCGATACCAACGACCAACCGGCCTGGATCCCGAAGACCCGGGGCGAGAACGACCTGACGGCGCCGGATCCCTGGCGCATCTATATCGGTTCGCTTCAGTCGGTCCTCGGCAGCATCCCCGGCCTCAGCCAGAGCCCGGTGCAGGACTTGAACGGTTGGAGCGCCAGCACGGCCGACCGTTGGTTCCGCCACGGCGTCGTGATCGACCCGCCGCTGAGCGTCTTCGACTATAACGGCGGCGCGGGCGAGACCATCGACCCGCGGAGCGTCCGGTTCGGCTCGCCGGTCTTCCCGAACTCCGGGTTCTTCAACCTGATGGACCCGCCGAACCCGAACGGGCGACCGTTCACCCCTGGCGGCCAACGCTACATGGCGTTCGTCGGCGAGGCGAACAAGCGCGACCAGGCGGGCAACGTGACGACCCTGAGCCAGCTCTTCGTGGTGCCGGTCACCTTCGGTGGCGACGGCTCCGTGACGGCGAGCCCGGCGGACGTCCTCGCCGCGCCGATCGATACGACGGGCCGCAAGGGCCGTCCGAGCCTGGTCCAAGGTTCGAACGGGCGCTTCACGGCCTATGTCACGTCCGCTTCGGGCGGCTTGCCGCAGATCCTGTTCGCCTCCTATCAGGGCGGCGGCAATTGGCGGACGGGCAGCCTGAACCTTGGGTCGGCGTTCGAGAACGCCGGTTCCCCGAGCGTGGTGATGCGCCGCTTCCGCAACGACGACCAGAACGCCCGCATCGACCTCACCTTCACTGCGAAGGTGCGCGGCCGGCGCAACAGCGAGGTCTATATGGCCCGCATCGCGGGCGAGACGAGCGGCGCCCCCCGGGGCCGCTCCCCGTTCCTCTATAGCCCCCTGCGGACAGACGAGCTGACGCTCGACCCGGACACGGGCATCTACTGGTCGCCGGGCATGCTCTGGCGAAACGAGCAGCGCTCCTTCGACAACCTCGACGTCCGCCAGCTCCAGGCGAACGGGACGCTGGTCTCGATCTTGGACAAGAACACCGAGTCCTATGACCCGACCACCGACACCCTGCGCTACAACACGGTGCTGGGCGGCCAGGCGATCCTGGACACCCAGAACGGCTCCGTGCGCTTTACCGGGGCGATCCTTCGGCGCGACGCGCGGCTCTTCCTGAGCGCGGAGCCGTCGATCGTCCGCGTGAGCGTGGCCGGCGGCGCGAACTACCGTTCGGCGACCTCCGCCTTTGACGACCGCTTCATCGGCGTCAAGGTGTTCCCGAACGACCCGCAGCGGAACCTTGTCGGCGACCTCAGCTACTGGGGCACCGAGGCCGGCGGCAGGCCGAACGTGGACGCGCCGTTGCGCTTCGACCGCACGATCCTGGCCTACACCCGGACTTCTGCCGACGGCTCCGCCGCGACCCGACCGTTCTTCCAGTCGCTCCGCTTCGGCGTACAGCTCCCGTTCCCGATCCGGCTCAACCCGGACGGCTCGGTGGTGAACTTCCAGGTGACGAACTGGGGAACGGCCCAGGAGCGCGTGTTCCAGCTGGACCCCGCCACCGGTCGCGTGTTCTTCACGAGCGACCTGGAGGACCGGGGGATCCAGATCCGGTACGACGGGGTGGACTCGGGCGGCAACCCGCGGAACACGATCACGGTGGACGCGACCGTCAAGATGATCCCTGAGTTCATCGAGCAGGCGTTGCCGATGGATTCGGTGGGCAGCGAGACCGGCGTGAGCATCGCGCTGGACCCGCTGAACGACACGTTCAACGCGCAGAACCTCGACCGCCGTCGCCCGGGCCTCCTCTGGTTCTTCTGGTCGAGTGGCCGGAACGGCGCCTCGGACATCTACTTCCAGACGCTGGCCCCGCGCTTCACCCCGCGGGCTCCGACGAAGTAG
- a CDS encoding prepilin-type N-terminal cleavage/methylation domain-containing protein has translation MKKFRGFTLIELITVIAITAILLTIIAVPIIQGFNLTRAAQGFADAQDRARTLIRRLEAEIGNGAAVRDNGGERGAVDVVVPGQNLNTFELVRLPFTKIDIVSPAQGDPVRGPSGAFINPDTGKEDPTLVTPKGQYNLPARAGSSITRYFVGLREPVVDVDGDGVPERPGTYNNPYDGLLLERNSRQDNLFVLYRVEFQPKVWRRVNNDLRFVVNTDLFLDADNDGEPDDLDDPAFFTLLPGAEADYQTGALTQQGLAKAARIKNWLRRAVVVTETSRYDMIAPALASAGKVVYDNNRPRLVPLVRFQPVRVTSEPAVGQLTARTGEEAFNIEKAGPDVYTTQYGSWSNLFMRLWPSVLPGQYNPPPTGPTAGDVRLRWDSGDPYLVARTWKDSGRERFSIFGYDRNTMASEDEGIELFDVTRYVQIAALPKSLGFNNSFNRPYAFTQAILDADQRSGWLAARNPDWRRLFVPVVPEPRSGKVTASFPIQEVGSDPTVPYNLRVPTYAQESAQSAGDPSLGTGVRVSPFNDNGAPQDFTPNNDPDVNTGNWNDEVFRPVNRRFNKLWHDWPTLAPGLDRTQYVKRYIDLRLASQADGSAGPLDPRTGLARAFVTPGSEEVVGPDQRPGPNYGRYVRYQRSATRPVGPNQYYVNYTDQPEPDWQRAGITVPPYDPLSYDPDDFVQAVLQAPYRAGYLELNSRFGEPVPSAFRDNGGFVPTGNIYVSYRFQYTEPNDVLAVDYDSSQVLEVTLTIKNYPQVQNIPNPQTITVRGSSEVRNFIR, from the coding sequence ATGAAGAAGTTTCGTGGATTCACCCTGATCGAGCTGATCACCGTCATTGCGATCACAGCGATCCTGCTGACGATCATCGCCGTCCCGATCATCCAGGGCTTTAACCTGACCCGCGCCGCGCAAGGCTTCGCCGACGCGCAGGACCGGGCCCGGACGCTGATCCGGAGGTTGGAGGCTGAGATCGGCAATGGCGCGGCCGTCCGCGACAACGGCGGCGAACGCGGGGCGGTGGACGTCGTCGTCCCCGGCCAGAACTTGAACACGTTCGAACTCGTGCGGCTGCCCTTCACCAAGATCGACATCGTGAGCCCGGCCCAGGGCGACCCGGTGCGCGGCCCGAGCGGCGCCTTCATCAACCCGGACACGGGCAAGGAAGACCCGACGCTCGTGACCCCTAAGGGCCAGTACAACCTTCCGGCGCGGGCCGGCTCCTCGATCACGCGCTACTTCGTGGGCCTCCGCGAACCTGTCGTCGACGTGGACGGGGACGGCGTGCCCGAGCGTCCCGGCACTTACAACAACCCCTACGACGGCCTGCTCCTGGAGCGGAACTCCCGCCAGGACAACCTTTTCGTGCTGTACCGCGTCGAGTTCCAGCCCAAGGTCTGGAGGAGGGTCAACAACGACCTTCGCTTCGTGGTGAACACGGACCTCTTCCTGGACGCGGACAACGACGGCGAGCCGGACGATTTGGACGATCCCGCCTTCTTCACCCTGCTCCCCGGCGCCGAGGCGGACTACCAGACCGGCGCCCTCACCCAACAAGGGCTCGCAAAGGCGGCCCGGATAAAGAATTGGCTGCGCCGCGCCGTGGTCGTCACCGAGACGAGCCGGTACGACATGATCGCGCCTGCCTTGGCCAGTGCCGGAAAGGTCGTCTACGACAACAACCGCCCGCGGCTCGTGCCGCTGGTCCGCTTCCAGCCGGTGCGCGTGACGAGCGAGCCCGCCGTCGGGCAGCTCACGGCGAGGACGGGCGAAGAGGCCTTCAACATCGAGAAGGCGGGGCCCGACGTCTACACCACGCAGTACGGCTCCTGGTCGAACCTCTTCATGCGGCTCTGGCCGAGCGTGCTGCCCGGTCAGTACAACCCGCCCCCGACCGGGCCCACCGCCGGCGACGTGCGCCTTCGTTGGGACAGCGGCGACCCGTACTTGGTGGCGCGCACCTGGAAGGACTCGGGCCGAGAACGCTTCAGCATCTTCGGCTACGACCGCAACACGATGGCCTCCGAGGACGAGGGCATCGAGCTCTTCGACGTGACCCGCTACGTCCAGATCGCGGCCCTGCCCAAGTCGCTCGGGTTCAATAACAGCTTCAACCGACCGTACGCCTTCACCCAGGCGATCCTGGACGCGGACCAGCGGAGCGGCTGGCTGGCGGCGCGCAACCCGGACTGGCGGCGCCTGTTCGTCCCCGTCGTGCCGGAGCCCCGCTCGGGCAAGGTCACGGCGAGCTTCCCGATCCAAGAGGTCGGCTCCGACCCCACCGTCCCCTACAACCTTCGCGTCCCCACCTACGCTCAGGAGTCCGCCCAGAGCGCGGGCGACCCCTCGCTCGGGACGGGCGTGCGCGTCAGCCCCTTCAACGACAATGGGGCGCCGCAGGACTTCACGCCGAACAACGACCCGGACGTGAACACGGGGAACTGGAACGACGAGGTCTTCCGCCCCGTCAACCGACGGTTCAACAAGCTTTGGCACGACTGGCCGACGCTTGCCCCGGGCCTCGACCGGACGCAGTACGTCAAGCGGTATATCGACCTCCGCCTCGCCAGCCAGGCGGACGGCAGCGCCGGCCCGCTCGACCCGCGCACCGGGCTCGCCCGCGCCTTCGTGACGCCGGGCAGCGAGGAGGTCGTCGGCCCGGACCAGAGGCCCGGCCCGAACTACGGCCGCTACGTCCGCTACCAGCGGTCGGCGACGCGCCCGGTCGGCCCCAACCAGTACTACGTCAACTACACGGACCAGCCGGAGCCGGACTGGCAGCGCGCGGGCATCACGGTGCCCCCGTACGACCCGCTTAGCTACGACCCGGACGACTTCGTGCAGGCCGTGCTCCAGGCGCCCTACCGGGCGGGCTACCTTGAGCTCAACTCGCGGTTCGGCGAGCCCGTCCCGAGCGCCTTCCGCGACAACGGGGGGTTCGTCCCGACGGGGAACATCTACGTCTCCTACCGCTTCCAATACACTGAGCCCAACGACGTCCTCGCGGTCGACTACGACTCGTCGCAGGTTCTGGAAGTGACCTTGACGATCAAGAACTATCCGCAGGTCCAGAACATCCCGAACCCGCAGACGATCACCGTCCGCGGCTCGTCCGAGGTTCGCAACTTTATCCGGTGA